From the Brevibacillus choshinensis genome, one window contains:
- a CDS encoding transcriptional regulator GutM codes for MASWGYVVLLFAGLWVLQVVFTQLQSRHYYQKLREMQRQPNGYLGVGVNKRRFGVGAVIILVTNVQGNVTQCARMSGISVFSRFRPYDEPIGKTIDSLYESASQHLKHPVQTALRMAIDQIRAAQAKQHQNDQEQIG; via the coding sequence TTGGCTTCTTGGGGGTACGTTGTTCTGCTGTTTGCGGGGCTTTGGGTACTACAGGTTGTCTTCACTCAACTGCAATCCCGCCACTACTACCAGAAGTTGCGAGAGATGCAGCGGCAACCAAACGGATACCTGGGAGTCGGAGTGAACAAACGTCGTTTTGGAGTCGGTGCCGTTATCATTCTGGTAACGAATGTGCAAGGGAACGTGACGCAATGTGCGCGAATGTCTGGGATTAGTGTATTTTCTCGCTTTCGTCCATACGATGAGCCGATTGGAAAGACGATCGACAGCTTGTATGAAAGCGCGTCGCAGCATCTGAAGCATCCGGTCCAGACTGCCTTGCGGATGGCGATTGATCAGATTCGGGCCGCGCAGGCCAAACAACATCAGAACGATCAAGAACAAATTGGATAA